Genomic segment of Thermus caldifontis:
GCTCGGGTAGCAAGAGACGAGCCGCCCACCCCGCCCTCTCCCGCCAGGTCAGCCCCTCGTCTTTCCTCTCCACCCGCACCCAGTGCGCCAGCAGATAGGCCAGGAGGGAAAGCACCAAAAACCGGTGCACCCCAAGAGGGCTCCGCTGCCCAAACTGCCCCAGGGAAAACTCGCTCTTCATGGCTCGGAAAAAATGCTCAATCGTGAACCGCCTTCTCCCCCACAAAAGCAGGGTGCGGGAGGTGGCAGGAAACGTGGCCACCCCGTACCTCCATTCCCACCTTCCCCCAGGCAGAGGGTACCGGTACCGGAAGGCCCACACGGGAAAAGGGAGTCCCCTCAGGTAGACCTGGCCCCCCAACCGCCTGAGGTCCTCTAGACGCTTGCCCTCCCTTGTCCTTCGGTCCCGGCGTACCCCCACGATCGCCTCAAAGCCCATCCGCCTGACCCCCACCAGGAAGGGGAGGGTGGCGAAAGCGCTGTCTGCTACCACCCGGATGCGGAAGGCCTTCCTCAACCAAGGGGGCAGGGCGGTTCATTTGGGGTAGGGGCCCCAAAGAGGAAAGAAGGCGAAGGGCCAAAAG
This window contains:
- a CDS encoding transposase; protein product: MVADSAFATLPFLVGVRRMGFEAIVGVRRDRRTREGKRLEDLRRLGGQVYLRGLPFPVWAFRYRYPLPGGRWEWRYGVATFPATSRTLLLWGRRRFTIEHFFRAMKSEFSLGQFGQRSPLGVHRFLVLSLLAYLLAHWVRVERKDEGLTWRERAGWAARLLLPELVVQGALGELHALGQWPPGGGAGSTCLCRICGRCKF